ACCGGTTTGAATCTTTGACGCTGGCCCAGCAGTCCCGCTTCCTGGATGAATTTCAGTACCGGACTACTGCGTCACTGCTCGGTCAGTTCCGCGCCATCCGTGGTGCCTCCGATTCTTCGCCGGTCCGTTTTTCCGATCTGCCCCGTTCGTTGACTTCACGCTTCGTGAGTCCTGAAGGAAAATGGCTGATCCAGATTTATCCCCGCGATCACATCTGGGAAATTGAACCGCTGGAGGAGTTTGTTAATGAGGTACGCTCTGTCGATCCGGATGTGACGGGAACCCCGCTGCAGAATTACGAAGCGGCTCAACAGATCAAAATCAGTTATAAAACCGCTTCGATTTATGCTCTGGCAGTCATCTGTATCGTTTTACTGATCGATTATCTGAGCCGTCGTCATGCAACAATGGCGCTGGTGCCTCCGGCGATTCTGGCTATCTGTACCTGGTTCATCCTCTATAACCGTGGAACACCGGTCAGTGTTGAAGCTGCCATCGGTATGTTCCTGATTATGTGCTTCAGTGTGGCCTTTGTGCTGGAACGAAGCAGTGTGCTGCATATGTTGTTGACCATGATTCCCCCGGTCGTCGGTGGCCTGGTCATGTTCGGGATTCTGGCGATGACTTCGATCGATTTGAATCCGGCCAACCTGATCGTGCTGCCTCTGATTCTCGGAATCGGCGTTGATGACGGCGTGCACGTGGTCCATGATTTCCGGATGAAACAGGGACCCTATAAAACATCTCCCAGTACCATCAATGCGATTGTGATGACCTCACTGACTTCGATGATCGGTTTTGGCAGTATGATGGTGGCCACACATCGTGGACTTTACAGCGTCGGTCTGGTATTGGTGATTGGTGTGGGCTGCTGCCTGTTCGTTTCTCTGGTAACCCTGCCGGCTCTGCTGACCTGGATTTCCAATCGGGAAGAAGCCGCTGATTCAGTCAGCATGGAAGATTCTGACGAACATTCCAACAGCCGTAAGAAAAAGCGACAGAACCGTGATCGGATGGAAGCGGAAGCCGCTGCCTGATCCGGGTTACATGATCCAGCCGCCACCAATCACGCGCTCCGCATCATACAGGACAACCGCCTGGCCCGGGGCGACACCGTATTCCGGGTTATCGAAGGTGACCCGGAACCGTTCTTCATCCAGAATCTGTACCGTGCAGTCAGCTTCTTTATGCTGATAGCGAATCTGGGCCTGACAGCGGATCTCGGAACCGGGACTGTCAATCAGCCAGTTACTGCGATTGGCTTCCAGTGATTTCCGTGCCAGGTCGTCGCGCGTACCGATTACGACTCGTTTCGTCTCAGGTTCGATTTTGATGACATAACGGGGCGAACCAAAGGCGACGCCCAAACGCTTCCGCTGACCGATGGTGTAATTTTCATAGCCGGTATGCTGGCCGACGACATTCCCCGCGGTGTCAACCATTTCGCCGGCCGTTTCCTGCTCGCCCCGGTATCGGTTGAGGAAACCGAAATAATCGTTGTCGGGAATGAAACAGATTTCCTGACTGTCAGGCTTATTGGCTGTCCTCAGGCCCGCCTCACCTGCCATCTCCCGGATTTCCGGTTTGACGAAGCCGCCTACGGGAAAGATGATTTTGTCGAGTAGATCACGATTGATACCAAACAGAACGTAGGACTGATCTTTCGAGCGGTCGAGGCCGCGCACCAGGGCCGGCTGTTCTTCTCCCGGGACAGACTTCAACTGTGCATAATGCCCGGTCGAAATGTAGGAGGCGCCCACTGATTCTGCGAATTCCCAGAGTTTGCCGAACTTGAGCCAGTTGTTGCACATCACACAGGGATTGGGAGTGCGGCCGGCCAGATATTCATCGGCAAAGTAATCTTTGATACGCCCAAACGCATCTTTGAAATTCAGCGCATGAAACGGGATGTCGAGCATGTCAGCCACCCGGCGGGCATCTGCAGCATCACTGGCGGAACAGCAGCCCTGCTTGTGTGCTTTCGTGTTCAGAACCGGAAGGCTATGGGGATCCTCAATCGCGCAGGCCGTCTCTTCGGTGGCACCGGACCGCATGAACAGACCGATCACCTCATAACCCTGTTCCAGTAAAAGATGGGCGGCTGCGGAGCTGTCAACTCCACCACTCATCGCCAGGACAACACGCTCAGACATCAAACAATACTCAAACAAAAATTCAGACGAAAAACAGGTAACACTGCACTATTATAGGCGCCTCTGAAACTGATCACAGGCTTGAGACTCTGGCCGAGGGACGAAATCGCAGGTTTTTCTGCCTCGCTGCCGACAAAACACCAACTTCTGGCAGCTCTCTCTGTTGTGAACGTGAGGCGGGCTGCTTAATTGGCTTCCAGATCGAGGTGCCTGGCCTCAGGGACCTGTCGCTGGATTTCCGCTTCGATCTTATCGATCTCCTCAGCCAGGGTATCGAGGATATCCCGCGTATACTTCTGACAAAACTCCTCGAAGTCCTGTTCGCTCTGAATTTGAGGATAGGCGGCAAGTGCTTTCTTTTTCAGACGTTTTGATAATTCTTCGGGATCAAAACTCAGGTCGACCTT
This is a stretch of genomic DNA from Gimesia sp.. It encodes these proteins:
- the mnmA gene encoding tRNA 2-thiouridine(34) synthase MnmA, encoding MSERVVLAMSGGVDSSAAAHLLLEQGYEVIGLFMRSGATEETACAIEDPHSLPVLNTKAHKQGCCSASDAADARRVADMLDIPFHALNFKDAFGRIKDYFADEYLAGRTPNPCVMCNNWLKFGKLWEFAESVGASYISTGHYAQLKSVPGEEQPALVRGLDRSKDQSYVLFGINRDLLDKIIFPVGGFVKPEIREMAGEAGLRTANKPDSQEICFIPDNDYFGFLNRYRGEQETAGEMVDTAGNVVGQHTGYENYTIGQRKRLGVAFGSPRYVIKIEPETKRVVIGTRDDLARKSLEANRSNWLIDSPGSEIRCQAQIRYQHKEADCTVQILDEERFRVTFDNPEYGVAPGQAVVLYDAERVIGGGWIM